The DNA region CTCTTGTGGTGTTTCTCCCTCATCAATTCCCCCTTGAGGAAATTGCCAAGCACCCTCTATATCGCTACGACTGGCAATAAAAAGTTGGCATTGAAAAGGGTATTTTGCAGAGACAATCACAGCAGCAACATTAGGTCTGTATCGTTTTGGTGATTCCATAATTGCGCATTACCTCTATATTTTTGTTAAAATAGTATCTAAAAAGTCATTAAACTTGCTTGATATAAGGAATTTCGTGTTAGCTTATCTGCATATCCCTTTTTGCGATAGTAAATGCCACTACTGCGCCTTTAACTCTTATGAGAACAAGGGTACACTGAAGCAAAACTATATGCACCATATCACCACCCAACTTCGTTTTGAACTTGAAAAGTTTAATGCCCAAAAAGAGAGTATTACCTCACTTTTTATTGGTGGAGGAACTCCTTCAACCATTCCAGCTTCGTGGTATGAATCATTTTTTAAGATGATAACGCCCTATTTAAGCCACGATGCCGAAGTCACTTCCGAGGCAAACCCTCACTCTGCAACCCAAGAGTGGATAGCAGAAATGAAAACATTGGGCATCAATCGTCTTAGCTTTGGTGTACAGAGTTTCAATGAGCAAAAACTTACTTTTTTAGGTCGTAACCATTCACCCAAAATTGCACTTCAGGCCATTCATAACGCTTCAAAAGTTGGTATTCAAAATATTTCACTTGACCTTATTTACGGCACAGCGTTGGACACACCTTCTTTACTTGAAAGAGACCTACATATTGCATCATCTTTGCCAATCAACCATTTAAGTGCTTATGCGCTTACACTAGAAGAAGCAACACCTTTTTACAAGAGAAATGATGTGACAAATGATTCAGAAGAACTGGCTAAAACGTTTGTGCAAGCAATTATTCAAGCAGGATTCCCACAATATGAAATCTCTAATTTTGGAAGATACCAAAGCATTCATAACAAAGGATATTGGGAGCATCAAGATTATCTAGGTATTGGGGCAGGAGCAGTAGGATTTTTAAAAAATAGGCGTTTTTACCCAAGCAAAGAGATTGAAACCTATATACAAAATCCTCTTTTTCAAGAAGTTGAGACATTAAGGAGAGAAGACTTACACAATGAAACACTTTTTCTTGGCCTTCGAAGCAATATTGGTATTGTTTTAGACGAATTTAGCCCAAAAGAGCGAGAAAGAGTCAACCTTTTGATAAGAGAAAACAAGCTTACATGTAAAGATAATCGCGTCTTCAATAATGACTATTTTTTAAGCGATGAAATAGCCCTTTTTATTACTCAGTAGGATTTTCTTCGAGTGCGACATGGAGAAGTGCTTTGGCCGCTTCTCTTCCTTCATTCACGATATGTTTAACTTCTAAAGCTTTCAGTAGTTTTTTCTCATCATAATCACTTGCTTTTGCAACAATCTTAATCGGTGCATCAAATGACTTTAAGACCTCACACAGCAAGATCAATTTTTTTTCATTATTGATTGCAATAATGACCGATTTTGCATTTTCCACAAAAGCATTTTGCAGAATACTTTTTTCGGCAGCATTGCCAAAATAAACAGGCTCACCCCTATTTTGTCCTAGCTTAACCAGATTAATATCATGTTCTAAAACAAGGTAATTCACATTCATCTTCTTAAGGCGATAAACAATTTCTTGTCCAAGTTTTCCATAACCACATACAATAATGTGATCTTTAATACCAGAGGAATGAATTTTAAAATCGCCATTGTCTGGCTCTTTAGTAATTGAATTTACAATCTTTTTCATATTTTTAAGAATAAAAGGTGTCATAACCATGGACAGCACAACTGTCACAATGAGAACTTGAGATGTATTGGTGCTTATCAAATGCGATGAGCTGGCTAGGGCTAAAATCGCTAAAGAGAACTCGCCTCCTTGACAGAGTGCCAATCCGGTTTTAAGCGCAACTCTCCCACCTACTGAGAAAAATAAAATAGTAAAAACTACCAATGTTTTAAATGCCATCATGACACCTAAAAACAGTAAAATCGTAGCGTAATTTTGTGCAATCAAACTAAGATCAATCTGCATTCCAACGGTGATAAAAAAAAGACCCAGGAGGATATCTCGGAAGGGGACAAGATCGGCTTCGATTTGATGCTTGTACTGTGTTTCAGACATCATCATACCTGCCAAAAAAGCCCCTAACGAGTATGAAAAGCCTAAAGAGTGAGATAAAAAAGAAGCACCCACAACCAGTAATAACACTGATGCAATAAAAATTTCTTGGGTATCCGCCCAAACAACAAGCGATAAAAAGCGATTGAGTAGATATTTCCCAATAATAAACATCAAGCCTAAAATAATCACTGCGCTGTAAAACGTTTGTAAAAGCAAAGAAGAAATAGAGCTGTTTTGATTGGAAAAGATATTAATCATCAATAAAATAGGAATGACCGCAATATCTTGAAACAAAAGAATTCCCAGTGCTTTACGTCCATAAATTGTGTGTATTGTTCCACTATCATTCAAAATTTTTAGAACAATGGCCGTTGATGAAAGTGCGAGGGCATAACCAATAATAATGGCACTTTTTTTCTCAATTCCAAAGAAATACTCAGCACCTAACGCAATGACACCTCCTACAAGTAAAACTTGTAAAAAACCATAAAAGAAAACATCCTTTTTCATACTCAAAAGATGTTTGATCGAAAACTCCAACCCAATGGTGAACATTAAAAAGACAATCCCAAACTCGGCGATCTGTGTCAAAGAATCATTATTGCGACCTAATTTATACATGTAGGCAATGGCAAATCCCGTAATGATATACCCAATAATCGTTGGAATATTAAAACGCTTTAACAAAATATTAAAAATCGTTGCTATGGCCGTTGCGCTTAAAATAATCGCTAATATATTATCCACACCTATTCCCCAAATAAAATGATCTCATAACTATTTTTATGTTTAACTAACGGATTTTTGGTTTGTGTACTTTTTTTAGTCAGCCCACTCAGCTCTAGTCGTAAATTTTCAACCAACAATTCAAAATCATCAATTTTGTCTTTCAACTGCATGATAATATCAACACCTGCAAGATTCACACCAAGATCACGTGTGAGTCGTTGAATCATTTTGATCTTATCAATATCGCGTTGTGAATAAAGACGCATTTTCCCATCGGTTCTTGAAGGTCTAACCAATCCTTCCCTTTCATACTGACGAAGCGTTTGAGGATGAATCGTTAAAACTTTTGCGACTACACTAATCAAATAAACAGGTTCTTCATAATCATGGTGCATAAGAGGCTCCTCTTTTTTATTCCTAAATTCTTAACACGCTTTTAAAGCAAAGCTTCTCAAGCTACGCTAACGCTGAGTTTTCTTCGGCAGAAAGCCCACGCACCTTTGGCGCTTAGATTTTTTACAAATCGAGTTTTGCAAGCAGTCTAAGCATTACACACATTTATCACACAAAATTTATTGCGGTAGTTTTGCTTCCATCATTGCTTTAAGATCACTGTCTAATGAAGCAAGCGGAGGTAAAACAATGTTGGCAACAAGGTACAAATCGCCTTTTGATTGATTTTTGCGATTGAGTGCGCCATACTCTTTAACTCTAAATTTTTGTCCGTTTTTCGTATCTTCTTTGACTTTTAATGTAATCTCTTTATAGAGCGTATCAACTGCTATTTTACCGCCAAAAAGTGCTGTTTTAAGAGGAATATCAATGCTCTTAACCAAATCATCTCCATCGCGTGTGTATTCAGGACTATCAGCAACTTCCACACTTAAGATTAAATCACCTTTTTGACCTTGATACGATTTACCTTTATCTTTAACACGCATCTTTTCACCATTTTTAATGCCTGCAGGAATCTTCACATCAAAGCTGTCATTGTTGTAGGAGAGTGAGTGCTTTCCACCCAAAATAGCAACATTAAAAGGAATAATAATTTTGGCGCTTACATCCAAATCAGGTTCACTATAACCTCCAAATCCACCGCCGAAACCTGCATTTCCAAAACCACCGAATCCACCTTGTCCAGCACGTCCACCGCTACTAAAACCACCAAATCCGCCGCCACCGCCGAAGATACTGCGCAAGATATCGTCTAAATTAGCACCGCCACCTTGTGAATTGGCAAAATCATGGAAATTTTGGCCGCCAAACATGTTATCGCCATATTGATCGTATTGTTGGCGTTTTTGAGCATCACTCAAAATTTCATACGCAGCGTTAATCTCTTTAAATTTTTCTTCTGCCCCTGCATCTTTATTAATGTCTGGGTGATATTTGCGAGCTAAACGTCGATAGGCTTTTTTGATCTCTTCCGCACTTGCGTCTTGAGAGACGTCTAAGGTCTCATATAAACTCTTACTCATGACTTTAACCTTGTATAAATATTTATAGTGATTATAACACAAAACTTTAGTCTAGGTCAATCAACTTACTCTCTGTTTTCTTAATATTTACTTTATATTTACCTCTCTCCTTTATAATGCTTACTAAGAAACTATTAAGGAGTTTATCCATGAAAAAGATTGTTTTTTTATCAATAATCGCATCGCTTTCTCTTTTTGGAGCGACCATAGAAATTGCTCAAATGCCTAAAGATTCTCAGCATGTTGATGCTACATCTCCTAATGTTATACTCTCATACAATAATGCTATTAAAGAGATCAAGAAGAGTGTTGTTAACATCGCAACAACGAAAAAAAGTAAACAAAATGACCAACTCAATGAACTTATGCAAAATCCGTTCTTTAAAGACTTTTTTGGAAATCGTATCCCTGAACTGAAACAGCAGGAACGTAAATCACATTCACTGGGTTCTGGTGTTGTGATCTCTTCTAATGGTTATATCGTTACCAATTATCATGTTGTTGAAGGAGCAGAGGAGATTCTTATCACGCTTCCCGATGATGAAAAAGAGTACAAAGCAAAAGTAATTGGGGAAGATTCTAAAACCGATCTTGCCGTTGTAAAAATTGATGCCAAAGATTTACATGTCGCTCAATTTGGTAACTCATCAAATCTACTTGAAGGAGATGTAGTTTTTGCCATTGGTAACCCATTTGGTGTAGGTGAGACCATAACGCATGGTATTATCTCTGCACTTAACAAAAATAACGTTGGACTGAATCAATACGAAAATTTTATCCAAACAGATGCCTCTATTAATCCTGGAAACTCTGGTGGAGCATTAGTCGATAGTAGAGGTGCTCTTATTGGTATTAACAGTGCCATTCTTTCTAAAAGTGGAGGCAATAATGGTATCGGTTTTGCCATTCCTTCTAACATGGTGCAAAAAATTGCAACAACACTGATCGAAACGGGGAAAATCGAACGAGGGTTCATGGGTATATCAATCGCTGATCTCACCAATGATCTGAAAGAATTGTATGACAATAAACAAGGTGCACTGATCTTAATGATCGAGAAAAACTCACCTGCTGAAAAAGGTGGACTTCAAGTCTCTGACCTTATTATTGAAGTTGATGGTATAAAAATCAAAAACGCTAATGAACTTAAAAACACTGTTGCTGCTATCGCTCCTGATAAAACCATTACAATTACCTATGAACGTGATAAAAAAGAGAAATCAACTAAAATCAAACTAGCAAAAATGGAAGCAGACCAAACGACCAATAGTAATGGCGATGCTAAATCAACCACGTCTAGCCCAGTTGAGGGACTAAGCCTTTTAGAAATAAACGATAAAACAAGAGCCCAATATCAAATACCCAAAGAGATAGAAGGTGTACTTATCTTGGATGTCAAAGAAGATTCCAAAGCAGAAAAAATAGGCTTTCGAGAAGGTGATATCATCATTCAAGTAGAACAAATGCACATCACATCTCTTAAAGATTTCAATAATGCTCTTAAAGAGTATAAAAACAGTAAAAAACGCGTTGTCATTAACCGTCAGAATTACCGTGCCATCCTTGTTATGCCCTAATATTTAGGAGGCATTTGCCTCCTAAATCAGCTATAATATCCTTTACATGTAAGGAGTGGGCGTATGACACATATTTTGATGATCGAAGATGATTTGGAACTTGCTGAAATTTTAATGGAGTATTTAGAGCAATTTGATATCGCTATTACGATTGCAGATGATCCCTACTTAGGTCTTTCAATACTTGACACCCAAAAATTTGATCTTATTATCTTAGACCTTACCCTTCCAGGAATTGATGGACTTGAAGTATGCAAAGAAATTCGAAAACGTCACACCATTCCTATTATTATTTCATCAGCACGGACAGATATTACTGATAAAGTCACTGCTCTTGAAAATGGAGCTGATGACTACTTGCCAAAACCCTATAACCCAAGAGAGCTACAAGCACGTATTATGAGCTTATTACGTAGGCAAAAGGGAGTTGTTGCTACCGAACAAAGCATTCAAAAAATCAAAGATCTGATTTTGAATGAAGAACAAATGATTATCATCTTACAAGGAAAGACACTTCATTTGACAGCTGCAGAGTACGGCATACTTGGTTATTTAATGAAAAAAGAAGGCGGTGTTGTCTCACGTGAAGAACTTATCTATAATATTGAGGCCATTAGCGAAGAGACAACCAACAAAAGTATTGATGTTATTATTGGACGTATTCGTCAAAAACTTGGTGAAAACCCCAAAGAGCCCAAATACATTCATGCCGTTCGTGGCGTAGGATATAAGTTTTTACAATGACTAAATCTTCCATTTTTTACAGCATTACCTTTATTTTTGCCATCAGTATCGTGAGTATTTTTTTAGCATTACTCTTTTTATTGGAATATGACAAACAAAGCTATACCGATAAGCTCAATGCAAAATATTCTATTATCGCGCGTGCAACACTCTTTCATCTCAATAATTTTATTACCAATGATGAACTGAAAAGGCAGGTACAAGGGTACCAAATGCGTGAAATTACGGATAAAGAGACACAAACACTCATCATTCAAAATGCGCAAGTAATCCAAAAAATTTCTGATCGTATTGGTACCAGTGCCATTTTGCGCTACGATAATAACCACTATCTACATATTGAAACAAAATACTCTTCACTACTCCTGAAAGATGAAGATTTTCAACCTTATCGTTATGATCTCATTAAAACAATCTTTGGCGTTGTTTTTGCCATTATTATTGTTGCTTATATTTTAACCATTCGTAAACTAAAGCCTCTGCGTAAGCTTAAGCGTCAAATGGACCGTTTTGCAAAAGGGGATCTTGATATTAATTGTAAAACGGATGGTGAAGATGAAATTTCTCAGGTCGCCAATTCATTTCATAATGCGGTTGAACAAATCAATAAGCTTAACCACTCAAGACAGCTTTTCTTACGTAACATTATGCATGAGCTCAAAACACCTATTACGAAAGGACGGATTAGTGCTGAAATGCTTGAAAATGGGAAGCAACGCGATCGTTTAATCGGTACATTTGAAAAACTTGAACTGCTTATCAATGAGTTTGCATCAATTGAGCAGATTACTTCAGGCGAAGGTCTCAAAAACATCAAACCTTATCGCTTGGTTGATATGCTTGATGAAGCTATTGATCTTGCAATGATTAATCCAAAACAGATCGAAATTGATATGATTGATGATGAAATTATTTTACATGTAGACTTTAGACTTTTCACCACTGCTATGAAAAATGTCATTGACAATGGTATTAAGTACTCTATTGATCAAAAGATAAGAATTATGGCAACTAAAGAAAAAATATCTTTCATCAGTCAAGGCAAACCTCTTACTTACGACCTTGAACATTATCTTGAGCCTTTTGTACAAGAAAAAAATTCACATCAAAGTTTTGGCCTAGGGCTTTACATTGTGCATCATATTGTCAAGGCGCACCACGTTAACTTTACCTATGAACACAAAGATGGCTATAATTATTTTAATTTTGAACAAATCGAAACGCTTGCATAAATTTTAGAGTACAATTAAAATAAATCAGAATAATCAAAGGAGT from Sulfurospirillum diekertiae includes:
- a CDS encoding ArsS family sensor histidine kinase, with product MTKSSIFYSITFIFAISIVSIFLALLFLLEYDKQSYTDKLNAKYSIIARATLFHLNNFITNDELKRQVQGYQMREITDKETQTLIIQNAQVIQKISDRIGTSAILRYDNNHYLHIETKYSSLLLKDEDFQPYRYDLIKTIFGVVFAIIIVAYILTIRKLKPLRKLKRQMDRFAKGDLDINCKTDGEDEISQVANSFHNAVEQINKLNHSRQLFLRNIMHELKTPITKGRISAEMLENGKQRDRLIGTFEKLELLINEFASIEQITSGEGLKNIKPYRLVDMLDEAIDLAMINPKQIEIDMIDDEIILHVDFRLFTTAMKNVIDNGIKYSIDQKIRIMATKEKISFISQGKPLTYDLEHYLEPFVQEKNSHQSFGLGLYIVHHIVKAHHVNFTYEHKDGYNYFNFEQIETLA
- the hemW gene encoding radical SAM family heme chaperone HemW encodes the protein MLAYLHIPFCDSKCHYCAFNSYENKGTLKQNYMHHITTQLRFELEKFNAQKESITSLFIGGGTPSTIPASWYESFFKMITPYLSHDAEVTSEANPHSATQEWIAEMKTLGINRLSFGVQSFNEQKLTFLGRNHSPKIALQAIHNASKVGIQNISLDLIYGTALDTPSLLERDLHIASSLPINHLSAYALTLEEATPFYKRNDVTNDSEELAKTFVQAIIQAGFPQYEISNFGRYQSIHNKGYWEHQDYLGIGAGAVGFLKNRRFYPSKEIETYIQNPLFQEVETLRREDLHNETLFLGLRSNIGIVLDEFSPKERERVNLLIRENKLTCKDNRVFNNDYFLSDEIALFITQ
- a CDS encoding DnaJ C-terminal domain-containing protein — encoded protein: MSKSLYETLDVSQDASAEEIKKAYRRLARKYHPDINKDAGAEEKFKEINAAYEILSDAQKRQQYDQYGDNMFGGQNFHDFANSQGGGANLDDILRSIFGGGGGFGGFSSGGRAGQGGFGGFGNAGFGGGFGGYSEPDLDVSAKIIIPFNVAILGGKHSLSYNNDSFDVKIPAGIKNGEKMRVKDKGKSYQGQKGDLILSVEVADSPEYTRDGDDLVKSIDIPLKTALFGGKIAVDTLYKEITLKVKEDTKNGQKFRVKEYGALNRKNQSKGDLYLVANIVLPPLASLDSDLKAMMEAKLPQ
- a CDS encoding response regulator transcription factor; amino-acid sequence: MTHILMIEDDLELAEILMEYLEQFDIAITIADDPYLGLSILDTQKFDLIILDLTLPGIDGLEVCKEIRKRHTIPIIISSARTDITDKVTALENGADDYLPKPYNPRELQARIMSLLRRQKGVVATEQSIQKIKDLILNEEQMIIILQGKTLHLTAAEYGILGYLMKKEGGVVSREELIYNIEAISEETTNKSIDVIIGRIRQKLGENPKEPKYIHAVRGVGYKFLQ
- a CDS encoding Do family serine endopeptidase, with the translated sequence MKKIVFLSIIASLSLFGATIEIAQMPKDSQHVDATSPNVILSYNNAIKEIKKSVVNIATTKKSKQNDQLNELMQNPFFKDFFGNRIPELKQQERKSHSLGSGVVISSNGYIVTNYHVVEGAEEILITLPDDEKEYKAKVIGEDSKTDLAVVKIDAKDLHVAQFGNSSNLLEGDVVFAIGNPFGVGETITHGIISALNKNNVGLNQYENFIQTDASINPGNSGGALVDSRGALIGINSAILSKSGGNNGIGFAIPSNMVQKIATTLIETGKIERGFMGISIADLTNDLKELYDNKQGALILMIEKNSPAEKGGLQVSDLIIEVDGIKIKNANELKNTVAAIAPDKTITITYERDKKEKSTKIKLAKMEADQTTNSNGDAKSTTSSPVEGLSLLEINDKTRAQYQIPKEIEGVLILDVKEDSKAEKIGFREGDIIIQVEQMHITSLKDFNNALKEYKNSKKRVVINRQNYRAILVMP
- a CDS encoding heat shock protein transcriptional repressor HspR, with amino-acid sequence MHHDYEEPVYLISVVAKVLTIHPQTLRQYEREGLVRPSRTDGKMRLYSQRDIDKIKMIQRLTRDLGVNLAGVDIIMQLKDKIDDFELLVENLRLELSGLTKKSTQTKNPLVKHKNSYEIILFGE
- a CDS encoding cation:proton antiporter produces the protein MDNILAIILSATAIATIFNILLKRFNIPTIIGYIITGFAIAYMYKLGRNNDSLTQIAEFGIVFLMFTIGLEFSIKHLLSMKKDVFFYGFLQVLLVGGVIALGAEYFFGIEKKSAIIIGYALALSSTAIVLKILNDSGTIHTIYGRKALGILLFQDIAVIPILLMINIFSNQNSSISSLLLQTFYSAVIILGLMFIIGKYLLNRFLSLVVWADTQEIFIASVLLLVVGASFLSHSLGFSYSLGAFLAGMMMSETQYKHQIEADLVPFRDILLGLFFITVGMQIDLSLIAQNYATILLFLGVMMAFKTLVVFTILFFSVGGRVALKTGLALCQGGEFSLAILALASSSHLISTNTSQVLIVTVVLSMVMTPFILKNMKKIVNSITKEPDNGDFKIHSSGIKDHIIVCGYGKLGQEIVYRLKKMNVNYLVLEHDINLVKLGQNRGEPVYFGNAAEKSILQNAFVENAKSVIIAINNEKKLILLCEVLKSFDAPIKIVAKASDYDEKKLLKALEVKHIVNEGREAAKALLHVALEENPTE